The following coding sequences are from one Ornithorhynchus anatinus isolate Pmale09 chromosome 11, mOrnAna1.pri.v4, whole genome shotgun sequence window:
- the QTRT2 gene encoding queuine tRNA-ribosyltransferase accessory subunit 2 isoform X1, which translates to MKLSLSKVVNGCRLGVLTSLGKKGDQMMEFPSCLLYTKTGSAPHLTHDTLQAVHGVPAVVQLTLPTLAEYSEILEEYKEGIGNFIGMPEAVHYCSLHDPAHPCPAGYISNKTVSVWGVGGRLEMTPTRFMAIQRALQPDWFQCLSDGEALQGDVSSEKRARKSVDRSLAFLDECLQLWEKSAVLRQSVPIGVIEGGDVLEERLRSARETAKRPVGGFLLDGFQGSAMTPETRRQLVRSVTAQLPDDKPRLICGVGRPDEVLECVEAGVDLFESFFPYQVTERGCALSFCFQCRPDPEEAGVSSNGVQAEGKERDQSEKGNSSARHEDITSFEIHLKDKRYQDDFGPLVPGCACYCCQNHSRAYVHHLLVTNELLAGVLLMTHNFQHYFGFFRSIREALRDETLGRLQDLIRQQAA; encoded by the exons ATGAAGTTGAGCCTCTCCAAGGTGGTTAATGGTTGTCGCCTGGGCGTCCTGACCAGCCTGGGCAAGAAGGGAGACCAGATGATGGAGTTTCCCAGCTGTCTGCTCTACACCAAGACAGGGTCTGCCCCTCACCTGACGCACGACACGCTGCAGGCCGTCCATGGTGTCCCGGCTGTGGTCCAGCTCACTCTACCCacgct GGCAGAGTACAGCGAGATCTTGGAGGAGTATAAGGAAGGGATCGGGAACTTCATAG GTATGCCGGAGGCGGTGCACTACTGCTCTCTCCACGATCCCGCCCACCCCTGCCCTGCTGGGTACATCAGCAACAAG ACCGTGTCAGTGTGGGGTGTCGGCGGGCGCTTGGAGATGACGCCCACCAGATTCATGGCTATCCAGCGGGCCCTGCAGCCAGACTGGTTCCAGTGCCTCTCGGATGGGGAGGCTCTGCAGGGGGACGTGTCCTCAGAAAAGAGAGCCCGGAAGTCGGTGGACCGCTCCCTGGCCTTCCTGGATGAATGCTTGCAGCTCTGGGAAAAATCAGCG GTCCTCAGGCAGAGCGTGCCGATCGGCGTGATCGAAGGCGGGGACGTGCTGGAGGAGCGGCTGCGCTCGGCCCGCGAGACGGCCAAGCGTCCCGTCGGCGGCTTCCTCCTGGACGGGTTCCAGGGCTCGGCCATGACCCCGGAGACGAGGCGGCAGCTGGTCCGCTCCGTCACCGCCCAGCTGCCGGACGACAAGCCCAG gcTCATCTGCGGGGTCGGCCGTCCGGATGAAGTGCTGGAGTGTGTGGAGGCTGGGGTGGACTTGTTTGAGAGCTTTTTCCCCTACCAGGTAACGGAGCGCGGCTGTGCCTTGTCCTTCTGCTTCCAGTGCCGGCCGGACCCTGAGGAGGCAG GGGTAAGTTCCAATGGGGTTCAGGCCGAGGGAAAGGAGCGGGACCAGTCAGAGAAGGGGAACAGCTCTGCCCGTCACGAGGACATCACGTCGTTTGAGATTCACCTGAAGGATAAGAG GTACCAGGATGATTTTGGCCCCTTGGTGCCAGGCTGTGCCTGCTACTGTTGCCAGAATCACAGCCGCGCCTACGTCCACCACCTCCTGGTGACCAATGAGCTGCTGGCCGGGGTCCTGCTAATGACCCACAACTTCCAGCATTACTTCGGCTTCTTCCGCTCCATACGCGAGGCCCTGAGGGATGAGACGCTGGGCCGACTGCAGGACCTCATCCGCCAGCAGGCGGCCTGA
- the QTRT2 gene encoding queuine tRNA-ribosyltransferase accessory subunit 2 isoform X2, which yields MKLSLSKVVNGCRLGVLTSLGKKGDQMMEFPSCLLYTKTGSAPHLTHDTLQAVHGVPAVVQLTLPTLAEYSEILEEYKEGIGNFIGMPEAVHYCSLHDPAHPCPAGYISNKTVSVWGVGGRLEMTPTRFMAIQRALQPDWFQCLSDGEALQGDVSSEKRARKSVDRSLAFLDECLQLWEKSAVLRQSVPIGVIEGGDVLEERLRSARETAKRPVGGFLLDGFQGSAMTPETRRQLVRSVTAQLPDDKPRLICGVGRPDEVLECVEAGVDLFESFFPYQVTERGCALSFCFQCRPDPEEAGVSSNGVQAEGKERDQSEKGNSSARHEDITSFEIHLKDKREDRAIAGGLGGVGRWSLTAAVEPYPPEEQSETWAPVSVRSSIQLLHSSRPV from the exons ATGAAGTTGAGCCTCTCCAAGGTGGTTAATGGTTGTCGCCTGGGCGTCCTGACCAGCCTGGGCAAGAAGGGAGACCAGATGATGGAGTTTCCCAGCTGTCTGCTCTACACCAAGACAGGGTCTGCCCCTCACCTGACGCACGACACGCTGCAGGCCGTCCATGGTGTCCCGGCTGTGGTCCAGCTCACTCTACCCacgct GGCAGAGTACAGCGAGATCTTGGAGGAGTATAAGGAAGGGATCGGGAACTTCATAG GTATGCCGGAGGCGGTGCACTACTGCTCTCTCCACGATCCCGCCCACCCCTGCCCTGCTGGGTACATCAGCAACAAG ACCGTGTCAGTGTGGGGTGTCGGCGGGCGCTTGGAGATGACGCCCACCAGATTCATGGCTATCCAGCGGGCCCTGCAGCCAGACTGGTTCCAGTGCCTCTCGGATGGGGAGGCTCTGCAGGGGGACGTGTCCTCAGAAAAGAGAGCCCGGAAGTCGGTGGACCGCTCCCTGGCCTTCCTGGATGAATGCTTGCAGCTCTGGGAAAAATCAGCG GTCCTCAGGCAGAGCGTGCCGATCGGCGTGATCGAAGGCGGGGACGTGCTGGAGGAGCGGCTGCGCTCGGCCCGCGAGACGGCCAAGCGTCCCGTCGGCGGCTTCCTCCTGGACGGGTTCCAGGGCTCGGCCATGACCCCGGAGACGAGGCGGCAGCTGGTCCGCTCCGTCACCGCCCAGCTGCCGGACGACAAGCCCAG gcTCATCTGCGGGGTCGGCCGTCCGGATGAAGTGCTGGAGTGTGTGGAGGCTGGGGTGGACTTGTTTGAGAGCTTTTTCCCCTACCAGGTAACGGAGCGCGGCTGTGCCTTGTCCTTCTGCTTCCAGTGCCGGCCGGACCCTGAGGAGGCAG GGGTAAGTTCCAATGGGGTTCAGGCCGAGGGAAAGGAGCGGGACCAGTCAGAGAAGGGGAACAGCTCTGCCCGTCACGAGGACATCACGTCGTTTGAGATTCACCTGAAGGATAAGAG agaggaccgGGCGATCGCTGGAGGCCTTGGAGGAGTGGGGCGATGGAGTCTGACTGCCGCTGTGGAACCATATCctccagaagagcagagtgaaaCCTGGGCTCCTGTGTCCGTTCGGTCATCGATTCAGCTCCTTCATTCATCGAGACCTGTCTGA
- the QTRT2 gene encoding queuine tRNA-ribosyltransferase accessory subunit 2 isoform X3, which translates to MVSRLWSSSLYPRCMPEAVHYCSLHDPAHPCPAGYISNKTVSVWGVGGRLEMTPTRFMAIQRALQPDWFQCLSDGEALQGDVSSEKRARKSVDRSLAFLDECLQLWEKSAVLRQSVPIGVIEGGDVLEERLRSARETAKRPVGGFLLDGFQGSAMTPETRRQLVRSVTAQLPDDKPRLICGVGRPDEVLECVEAGVDLFESFFPYQVTERGCALSFCFQCRPDPEEAGVSSNGVQAEGKERDQSEKGNSSARHEDITSFEIHLKDKRYQDDFGPLVPGCACYCCQNHSRAYVHHLLVTNELLAGVLLMTHNFQHYFGFFRSIREALRDETLGRLQDLIRQQAA; encoded by the exons ATGGTGTCCCGGCTGTGGTCCAGCTCACTCTACCCacgct GTATGCCGGAGGCGGTGCACTACTGCTCTCTCCACGATCCCGCCCACCCCTGCCCTGCTGGGTACATCAGCAACAAG ACCGTGTCAGTGTGGGGTGTCGGCGGGCGCTTGGAGATGACGCCCACCAGATTCATGGCTATCCAGCGGGCCCTGCAGCCAGACTGGTTCCAGTGCCTCTCGGATGGGGAGGCTCTGCAGGGGGACGTGTCCTCAGAAAAGAGAGCCCGGAAGTCGGTGGACCGCTCCCTGGCCTTCCTGGATGAATGCTTGCAGCTCTGGGAAAAATCAGCG GTCCTCAGGCAGAGCGTGCCGATCGGCGTGATCGAAGGCGGGGACGTGCTGGAGGAGCGGCTGCGCTCGGCCCGCGAGACGGCCAAGCGTCCCGTCGGCGGCTTCCTCCTGGACGGGTTCCAGGGCTCGGCCATGACCCCGGAGACGAGGCGGCAGCTGGTCCGCTCCGTCACCGCCCAGCTGCCGGACGACAAGCCCAG gcTCATCTGCGGGGTCGGCCGTCCGGATGAAGTGCTGGAGTGTGTGGAGGCTGGGGTGGACTTGTTTGAGAGCTTTTTCCCCTACCAGGTAACGGAGCGCGGCTGTGCCTTGTCCTTCTGCTTCCAGTGCCGGCCGGACCCTGAGGAGGCAG GGGTAAGTTCCAATGGGGTTCAGGCCGAGGGAAAGGAGCGGGACCAGTCAGAGAAGGGGAACAGCTCTGCCCGTCACGAGGACATCACGTCGTTTGAGATTCACCTGAAGGATAAGAG GTACCAGGATGATTTTGGCCCCTTGGTGCCAGGCTGTGCCTGCTACTGTTGCCAGAATCACAGCCGCGCCTACGTCCACCACCTCCTGGTGACCAATGAGCTGCTGGCCGGGGTCCTGCTAATGACCCACAACTTCCAGCATTACTTCGGCTTCTTCCGCTCCATACGCGAGGCCCTGAGGGATGAGACGCTGGGCCGACTGCAGGACCTCATCCGCCAGCAGGCGGCCTGA